The Huiozyma naganishii CBS 8797 chromosome 1, complete genome genome window below encodes:
- the NUP57 gene encoding FG-nucleoporin NUP57 (similar to Saccharomyces cerevisiae NUP57 (YGR119C); ancestral locus Anc_3.471), with translation MPYHSPRRGTLRSTANFFKSIPKKSVRPLKRCMFAGGVLDLVPVVSWRGQLTAHMFGSNNAGNTGSTGFSFGNKSNSAGGGLFGNNANQQTGGGGLLGASKPAFGTNAPSQSGGMFGQNQQQQSGGLFGQSQQPQTQQSGGLFGQNQQQQPGQQSGGLFGQSQQQPGQQPGGLFGQSQQQQPGQQSGGLFGQSQQPQTQQSGGLFGQNQQQQPGQQSGGLFGQNQQQQQQSGGLFGANKPATGGGLFGQQAGSAPGGGLFGAKQPATNTAGGLFGNSNTTQPASGTGGLFGAKPAGTTTGLFGQNQNQNSAGGGLFGNNITGNKTGGLFGQQQQQQQQQPQSTLGNPAIPSSQPSFAWSQNTNQQQPNGSQTSTLFPTQSSMAPYGAGTATNNMPMNNYNNSLYALQQQQHSANYPQQIQEQIIKCKESWDPLSFKSKLRTFVYNKVNETDAIVYNNKPPNVIQEEWDQAIENKPKPISNLIPIQIFGFEELNQRNQLQIENVAKIRMILKDMLDKNTQLQQRHELETASRILKVVSKNVEIERRILKLGSQLSILKNRGLPMTINEEKMWTQFKSLLDRSQDPAGLGKTNELWARLTVLKERAKNISQQLDNTMVIINENGGSDSNTDGKASGEVYDAGNQKIDKIAHILNNQQRGICYLNSVLEKDHAKVDGMLKN, from the coding sequence ATGCCATATCACTCCCCACGAAGAGGAACTCTGAGATCCACCgcaaatttttttaaatcGATTCCAAAGAAGAGCGTCAGACCTTTAAAGCGATGTATGTTTGCAGGGGGGGTCTTGGATCTGGTCCCTGTGGTATCCTGGAGAGGTCAATTGACAGCACACATGTTTGGCAGTAACAATGCTGGGAACACGGGCTCCACTGGGTTTTCCTTTGGCAACAAAAGTAACAGTGCGGGTGGTGGTCTCTTTGGGAACAACGCTAATCAACAGACTGGTGGGGGTGGCCTTCTAGGCGCCAGCAAGCCGGCATTTGGTACCAATGCGCCTTCGCAGAGTGGGGGGATGTTTGGGCAAaaccagcaacaacaatcCGGTGGGCTGTTTGGTCAAAGTCAGCAACCGCAAACACAACAATCTGGTGGACTGTTCGGTCagaaccagcagcaacaacctGGGCAACAATCCGGTGGACTGTTTGGTCAAAGTCAGCAGCAACCTGGGCAGCAGCCAGGTGGGTTGTTTGGCCAGagtcagcagcaacagccTGGACAACAATCCGGTGGGCTGTTTGGTCAAAGTCAGCAACCGCAAACACAACAATCTGGTGGACTGTTCGGTCAgaaccagcaacaacaacctgGGCAACAATCCGGTGGACTGTTTGGTCAAAatcagcaacagcagcagcagtcaGGTGGTTTATTTGGTGCGAATAAACCCGCGACTGGAGGTGGTTTGTTTGGCCAACAGGCTGGGTCCGCTCCTGGAGGAGGACTCTTTGGTGCAAAGCAGCCTGCTACGAATACCGCGGGAGGTCTATTTGGTAACTCTAACACGACCCAGCCAGCAAGTGGAACTGGTGGTCTATTTGGCGCTAAACCTGCCGGGACAACCACTGGTCTTTTCGGTCAGAACCAAAACCAGAATTCCGCTGGTGGGGGTCTCTTCGGCAATAACATTACAGGCAACAAAACCGGAGGGTTATTCgggcaacaacaacaacaacaacaacagcaacccCAATCTACTTTGGGAAATCCTGCAATTCCCTCGAGCCAGCCGTCATTTGCCTGGTCACAAAACAccaaccaacaacagccGAATGGTTCACAAACGTCGACGCTGTTCCCAACACAGAGCAGCATGGCACCATATGGTGCAGGCACTGCCACTAACAACATGCCGATGAACAACTATAACAATAGCTTATATGCAttacagcagcagcagcattCTGCGAACTACCCGCAACAAATCCAAGAACAGATCATAAAATGTAAAGAATCGTGGGATCCATTATCATTTAAATCCAAACTCAGGACCTTTGTCTACAATAAAGTCAACGAGACTGATGCTATAGTGTACAATAATAAGCCTCCAAATGTGATACAAGAGGAATGGGACCAAGCAATTGAAAATAAACCTAAGCCAATTTCCAACCTGATCCCAATTCAGATTTTCGGTTTTGAGGAACTGAACCAACGGAATCAGTTACAAATAGAGAATGTCGCCAAAATTAGAATGATATTGAAAGACATGCTTGATAAAAACACCCAGTTACAGCAACGGCACGAGTTAGAGACTGCATCGCgcattttgaaagttgttTCTAAGAATGTTGAGATCGAACGAAGGATCCTGAAACTGGGGTCGCAGTTGAGTATATTGAAGAACAGAGGTCTTCCAATGACCATtaacgaagaaaaaatgtgGACGCAGTTTAAATCTCTACTGGATAGGTCACAAGATCCAGCCGGACTCGGGAAAACAAACGAACTTTGGGCCCGTCTAACTGTGCTAAAGGAACGTGCCAAGAACATATCCCAACAGCTTGATAATACAATGGTAATAATTAATGAAAATGGTGGTAGTGATAGCAACACAGATGGCAAAGCATCTGGTGAAGTGTATGATGCAGGCAACCAGAAGATTGATAAAATTGCTCACATTTTGAATAATCAACAACGCGGTATATGTTATTTGAACTCTGTCCTTGAGAAGGATCATGCCAAGGTTGATGGtatgttgaagaactga
- the MSS18 gene encoding Mss18p (similar to Saccharomyces cerevisiae MSS18 (YPR134W); ancestral locus Anc_3.470) yields MSMLQHIRTKCCIVEWRIGRVAGLSLPELRSTSQALVRGLRSISNVLYCKDLTYVRDGGLAQMVSSPKIQMVLSTERRDLLAEFLARVQGMKMSAARAGSRRPIVERERGQQLHIKRDKLLGQILTGGTTHSNNSPWILADPTEMKLTSNTGTVFPAKDLGSLMSQFNEKRTGETSAKVELLDTFPTGQQDNIQLKPYLYINTNDLPKGLSTWLQPFSETTTEEEKQRLDLLLHGFNGF; encoded by the coding sequence ATGTCCATGCTGCAACATATACGGACCAAATGTTGTATAGTGGAGTGGAGAATCGGGAGAGTGGCTGGTCTGTCGCTCCCCGAGCTCCGTAGCACGTCTCAAGCACTGGTTCGTGGATTAAGGTCCATTAGCAACGTGCTGTATTGCAAGGACTTGACCTACGTGAGAGACGGTGGGTTGGCACAGATGGTCAGCTCTCCCAAAATACAGATGGTTTTGAGCACAGAGAGGAGAGACCTTCTCGCCGAATTCTTGGCAAGAGTGCAAGGTATGAAGATGTCGGCGGCGAGGGCTGGTTCCAGACGCCCAATTGTGGAGCGAGAACGCGGACAGCAGCTCCATATAAAGAGGGATAAACTACTGGGACAAATACTTACTGGAGGAACTACGCACAGTAACAACAGTCCGTGGATACTGGCAGATCCCACAGAGATGAAACTAACCTCGAATACTGGTACCGTGTTTCCTGCGAAAGACCTAGGGTCATTGATGTCCCAGTTTAATGAGAAGAGAACTGGGGAGACGAGTGCAAAGGTTGAACTCCTCGATACTTTCCCAACAGGTCAGCAAGATAATATTCAACTCAAACCATATCTGTATATAAACACCAACGATCTACCAAAGGGGTTGAGCACTTGGTTACAGCCTTTCTCTGAGACGACAACTGAGGAAGAAAAGCAACGCTTAGATCTGCTACTTCATGGTTTCAATGGATTTTAG
- the SPN1 gene encoding transcription factor SPN1 (similar to Saccharomyces cerevisiae SPN1 (YPR133C); ancestral locus Anc_3.468), which produces MSEGANGDAVPESREEYSVNTAAAAVAAINGAIDGLEKTDGIDPATAETAHGDEEAPAVDSVARSETPVVENADTTEERPVVNTDAAESPVVEDTATTEETASREGTTPSVTPGETTTATQPGERSRKHIANGYGSDSDSDSGEDDGAASGRSGGTRVTGSQNAYDSDDNNVGGQQLTKRQQLEEKLDALLKKPKVRRTRRDEDDLEQFLDEKILRLKDEMNVAAQMDIDTLNKRIETGDSSQVAIQKVKLLPKVESILSKANLADTILDNNLLQSVRIWLEPLPDGSLPSFEIQKSLFAAIKDLPVKTEHLKESGLGRVMIFYTKSKRVEPQLARIAERLIAEWTRPIIGASDNYRDKRITQLEFDSEKLRKKSALNSAKRRKKQRTVEDGSADSGSTSQSLYEQAAARRNRAAAPAQTTTDYKYAPMSNVMAVGNNARSTGVGASLNNSDLYKRLNSRLNKKK; this is translated from the coding sequence ATGAGTGAGGGTGCTAATGGGGATGCTGTTCCCGAATCACGGGAGGAATACAGTGTAAACACTGCCGCAGCTGCGGTAGCGGCCATAAACGGGGCGATCGACGGTTTGGAGAAGACTGATGGGATAGACCCGGCGACTGCTGAAACTGCTCACGGGGATGAAGAAGCACCTGCTGTCGATAGCGTTGCGAGGTCAGAGACACCTGTGGTGGAAAATGCAGACACGACGGAGGAACGACCTGTCGTAAACACAGACGCTGCAGAATCACCTGTCGTAGAGGACACAGCGACTACTGAGGAGACTGCTAGTCGTGAGGGGACCACACCTTCCGTTACCCCTGGTGAGACTACAACTGCCACACAACCAGGAGAAAGAAGCAGGAAACATATTGCCAATGGTTACGGTTCTGATTCTGATTCTGATTCTGGTGAAGATGATGGTGCAGCGTCGGGCCGTTCAGGAGGTACGCGGGTCACGGGCTCCCAGAACGCATACGACAGTGATGATAATAATGTTGGAGGGCAACAACTAACGAAACGTCAACAACtggaagaaaaactggaCGCTCTGCTTAAGAAACCGAAGGTCAGGCGGACACGCCGTGACGAGGATGATCTAGAGCAATTCTTGGATGAAAAGATCTTGAGGTTGAAGGATGAAATGAATGTTGCTGCTCAGATGGATAttgacactttgaacaagaggaTTGAAACCGGGGACAGTAGCCAAGTGGCCATCCAAAAGGTGAAGTTGCTCCCCAAAGTGGAAAGCATACTGTCGAAGGCGAATCTTGCCGACACTATACTCGACAACAATCTTCTACAAAGTGTCCGGATCTGGCTGGAACCTTTACCGGATGGTTCTCTTCCTTCCTTTGAGATTCAGAAATCTCTGTTTGCCGCTATTAAGGATCTACCGGTCAAGACGGAGCACCTAAAGGAGAGTGGGTTGGGTAGAGTCATGATTTTCTATACCAAGTCTAAACGTGTTGAGCCACAGCTTGCCCGGATCGCGGAACGGTTGATTGCTGAATGGACCAGGCCTATTATCGGCGCCTCGGATAACTATAGAGATAAACGGATCACGCAGTTGGAGTTTGATTCCGAGAAACTGAGAAAAAAGAGCGCTTTGAACTCTGCcaagaggagaaagaaacagagaacTGTTGAGGATGGTTCCGCGGATAGTGGGTCCACTTCACAATCGCTGTACGAACAAGCTGCCGCGAGGAGAAACAGAGCCGCTGCTCCTGCTCAAACGACAACCGACTACAAATACGCGCCGATGAGCAACGTGATGGCTGTTGGCAATAACGCCAGATCCACTGGTGTCGGTGCCTCCCTGAATAACAGTGATTTGTACAAGAGGCTGAACTCGAGAttaaacaagaagaagtga
- the RPS23B gene encoding 40S ribosomal protein uS12 (similar to Saccharomyces cerevisiae RPS23A (YGR118W) and RPS23B (YPR132W); ancestral locus Anc_3.467): MGSGKPRGLNSARKLRVHRRNNRWAENKYKKRLLGTAFKSSPFGGSSHAKGIVLEKLGIESKQPNSAIRKCVRVQLIKNGKKVTAFVPNDGCLNYVDENDEVLLAGFGRKGKAKGDIPGVRFKVVKVSGVSLLALWKEKKEKPRS; encoded by the exons ATGGGTAGCGGTAAGCCAAGAGGTTTGAACTCTGCTAGAAAGCTACGTGTCCacagaagaaacaa CCGTTGGGCCGAaaacaagtacaagaagagacTTTTGGGAACTGCTTTCAAGTCTTCTCCATTCGGTGGTTCTTCTCACGCCAAAGGTAttgttttggaaaaattggGTATTGAATCCAAGCAACCTAACTCTGCTATTAGAAAGTGTGTCAGAGTccaattgatcaagaacgGTAAGAAGGTTACTGCTTTCGTTCCAAACGATGGTTGTTTGAACTACGTcgacgagaacgacgaAGTTTTGCTAGCCGGTTTCGGTAGAAAGGGTAAGGCTAAGGGTGATATCCCAGGTGTCAGATTTAAGGTCGTCAAAGTCTCCGGTGTCTCTTTGCTAGCCTTGtggaaggaaaagaaggagaagcCAAGATCATAA
- the NAT3 gene encoding peptide alpha-N-acetyltransferase complex B subunit NAT3 (similar to Saccharomyces cerevisiae NAT3 (YPR131C); ancestral locus Anc_3.465) has translation MTTIEPFEATDLLYLNNVNLDALTENFPLEFYFEYLILWPDLFFKSVESTVDCKISRDNISGYMMAKTEGKQQEWHSHITAVTVAPEFRRISLASRLCNTLESITDSSPRNVNFIDLFVKCNNALAVRLYEKLGYSVYRRVVGYYNGPDDPYPDSTKTISDEKDAFDMRKSMARDKGKSTRKDGRSQRCLPQDVRF, from the coding sequence ATGACGACCATTGAACCGTTTGAGGCGACGGATCTTTTGTATTTGAACAATGTGAATCTGGATGCGCTGACGGAGAACTTCCCGCTGGAGTTTTATTTTGAGTACTTGATTTTGTGGCCGGacctgttcttcaagagtgTCGAGTCGACTGTAGACTGCAAGATCAGCCGCGACAATATATCCGGGTACATGATGGCGAAGACCGAGGGGAAGCAGCAAGAGTGGCACAGCCACATCACGGCGGTCACAGTGGCTCCTGAATTCCGCAGGATCTCGCTCGCATCACGGCTGTGCAACACTCTGGAGTCCATCACAGACTCGAGTCCGCGGAACGTCAACTTCATCGACCTGTTTGTCAAATGTAACAACGCGCTCGCGGTAAGACTGTACGAGAAACTAGGGTACAGCGTCTACAGGAGAGTCGTAGGGTACTACAACGGACCCGATGACCCGTACCCTGACAGCACCAAAACGATCAGCGATGAGAAGGACGCCTTCGACATGCGCAAAAGCATGGCCAGAGACAAGGGTAAAAGCACACGCAAGGATGGCAGATCGCAGAGGTGTCTACCACAGGACGTCAGGTTCTAA
- the ANT1 gene encoding Ant1p (similar to Saccharomyces cerevisiae ANT1 (YPR128C); ancestral locus Anc_3.463), translated as MATLESAIAGAVSSALANAVVYPLDLSKTLIQSQTRKETATESQGKGPTIAHPEKKYRNVIDCMVDILKQKGPRGLYQGLTASTVGTFVMNFCYFFWYTLFRQRYINMKLRQNLVSHRKLALSTLEELAIGVVAAAMSQVFTSPIAVIATRQQTSHDPEQAKMINVIKQVYKESNGDITAFWKGLKVGLMLTLNPSITYASYQRLKKILFHRGETSGSDTLTVSQNFTLGVISKMISTLATQPLIVAKASLQRAGSKFKTFQEVLLHYYKDEGLHGLWKGVIPQLVKGVLVQGLLFAFRGELIKLINKLLFYSSLISKRKIKAA; from the coding sequence ATGGCTACGTTAGAATCAGCTATTGCTGGTGCGGTTTCCTCCGCTCTGGCTAATGCCGTGGTGTACCCTCTTGACCTCTCCAAAACGTTGATTCAGTCGCAGACCAGAAAGGAAACTGCTACAGAGTCACAGGGGAAGGGTCCTACAATTGCTCACCcagagaagaagtaccGTAACGTCATCGACTGCATGGTggatatcttgaaacagaaGGGGCCCAGGGGACTGTACCAGGGGTTGACCGCGTCTACCGTAGGCACTTTTGTCATGAACTTCTGCTATTTCTTCTGGTACACCCTTTTCAGGCAACGATACATCAATATGAAACTGAGGCAGAATCTCGTGTCGCATCGGAAACTGGCCTTGTCCACACTTGAGGAATTGGCCATTGGTGTAGTGGCAGCGGCCATGTCCCAGGTGTTCACTAGCCCCATCGCAGTGATAGCTACGAGACAACAGACTAGCCATGACCCGGAGCAGGCAAAGATGATCAATGTAATCAAACAGGTTTACAAAGAGAGTAACGGTGATATAACGGCGTTCTGGAAGGGCCTAAAAGTTGGTCTGATGCTGACACTGAACCCATCGATCACGTACGCGTCGTACCAAAGACTCAAGAAAATACTGTTCCACAGAGGAGAGACTTCTGGAAGCGATACTTTGACTGTGTCGCAAAATTTTACGCTAGGTGTCATATCTAAAATGATTTCCACTTTGGCGACACAGCCGTTGATCGTCGCAAAGGCCTCGCTACAGAGAGCCGGGTCAAAATTTAAGACTTTCCAAGAGGTATTACTTCACTACTACAAGGATGAGGGACTGCATGGACTTTGGAAAGGTGTTATACCGCAACTGGTGAAGGGTGTGCTTGTTCAAGGGTTGCTGTTTGCGTTCAGGGGTGAGTTGATCAAACTTATCAATAAACTGCTATTTTACAGCTCTCTGATCTCAAAACGGAAGATCAAAGCCGCGTAA
- the KNAG0A07840 gene encoding aldo/keto reductase family protein (similar to Saccharomyces cerevisiae YPR127W; ancestral locus Anc_3.462), giving the protein MAATSKIIPSVQSIKAELSKVSTGYGLMSLTWRPTPAPQEKAFAAMKKVVEYATASKCKAFFNVGEFYGPDRMNLTYVRDFFKQNPTLREHVIISCKGALDVHTFLSKGKYQDVLDSVSNSVEAIGGYIDIFEVARLDNGIVPAGEVYPKESFEALAKMVDEGKIGGISLSEVNEGHIRAIAKDFGPYLTCVEVELSLFSTHILKDGVAKACSDLELIIICYSPLGRGLLSGEIKSNDDIPVGDIRKTMKRFNGEWLQQNLKLTEFLRDEIINKRPQESRISLPQVALGWIKKWNHNPEFPGTRFIPIPSGSGVSRVEENFDEAKVQISEAEFEMINKYLKEFVTSGDRYEQA; this is encoded by the coding sequence ATGGCAGCCACTTCCAAAATTATTCCTTCCGTTCAAAGTATCAAAGCAGAGCTTAGCAAAGTGAGCACTGGTTACGGGTTGATGTCTTTGACATGGAGACCAACACCAGCCCCACAGGAAAAGGCTTTCGCAGCGATGAAGAAAGTTGTCGAGTACGCCACTGCCAGTAAGTGTAAGgctttcttcaacgtcGGTGAGTTTTATGGGCCTGACAGAATGAACTTGACATACGTGAGGGATTTCTTCAAGCAGAACCCAACTCTTAGAGAGCACGTTATTATCAGTTGCAAAGGTGCGCTAGATGTTCACACGTTCCTTTCAAAGGGTAAGTACCAGGACGTTCTTGACAGTGTCTCCAACTCTGTCGAGGCAATTGGTGGTTACATTGacatctttgaagttgctAGATTGGACAATGGAATTGTCCCTGCTGGCGAGGTCTATCCGAAGGAGTCCTTTGAAGCATTGGCTAAAATGGTCGACGAGGGTAAAATTGGGGGTATCTCGCTGAGCGAGGTGAACGAAGGACACATCAGAGCAATTGCCAAAGATTTTGGACCTTATTTGACTTGTGTGGAGGTGGAACTATCTTTGTTCTCTACGCACATCCTAAAGGACGGCGTTGCCAAGGCCTGTAGCGACTTGGAACTGATCATCATCTGCTACTCTCCATTGGGGAGAGGTCTGCTTTCCGGGGAGATCAAATCCAATGATGACATCCCTGTGGGAGACATCAGAAAGACGATGAAGAGATTCAATGGGGAATGGTTACAACAGAACTTGAAGCTGACCGAGTTCTTACGGGATGAGATTATCAACAAACGTCCTCAGGAGTCAAGAATCTCGCTTCCACAAGTAGCTTTGGGCTGGATCAAGAAATGGAACCATAACCCAGAGTTCCCTGGAACCCGGTTCATCCCAATCCCATCTGGTTCTGGCGTCTCCagagttgaagagaatTTCGATGAGGCTAAAGTCCAAATTTCAGAAGCGGAATTCGAAATGATTaacaagtacttgaaggaatTTGTCACCTCGGGAGACAGATACGAGCAAGCTTAA
- the MEP3 gene encoding ammonium permease MEP3 (similar to Saccharomyces cerevisiae MEP1 (YGR121C) and MEP3 (YPR138C); ancestral locus Anc_3.475) codes for MVYVWTETYDEATIGFMVVAAALVFFMVPGLGFLYSGLARRKSALSLIWVVLMATLVAMLQWYFWGYSLAFSKTAPNNKFIGDLTSFGFRNVYGKVSEDDKYPEVAFAGFQMMFMCVTMSIVSGATAERGKLLPHMIFIFIFATIVYCPICYWIWSSGGWCNQWGVLDWAGGFLEIVSAVGGFVYSYFLGRRRENLLINFRPHNVSMVTLGTGILWFGWLLFNAGSSLSPNLRSAYAFFNTNISAVTGGMTWCILDFRSERKWSTVGLCSGIICGLVAATPSSGCITLYGSLIQGIVAGVVCNFATKIKYYLKVDDSMDLLAEHGIAGIVGLLFNAMFAADWVIGMDGSTEHDGGWVTKNWKQMYKQIAYIAVVTAYTAVVTSIICIVLERLPYMQLRVDEEAEARGLDEDQIGEFAYDYVEVRRDYYEWGVDTDNRHSGETHSHGDEDRESTTTGSTNSAANNIHDVLEKNGTFSNPNKAQA; via the coding sequence ATGGTTTACGTCTGGACGGAGACGTACGATGAGGCCACCATCGGGTTCATGGTGgtcgctgctgctcttGTGTTTTTCATGGTCCCTGGGCTAGGGTTTCTGTACTCCGGGTTGGCGAGGAGGAAGTCTGCGCTGTCGCTCATATGGGTGGTCCTCATGGCCACGCTCGTGGCCATGTTGCAGTGGTACTTCTGGGGCTACTCGCTGGCGTTCTCGAAGACAGCCCCAAATAACAAGTTTATAGGAGATTTGACCTCGTTTGGGTTTAGGAACGTCTACGGGAAGGTCAGTGAGGACGATAAGTACCCTGAAGTCGCCTTTGCAGGGTTCCAAATGATGTTTATGTGTGTTACAATGAGTATTGTCTCGGGGGCCACTGCAGAACGTGGGAAATTGCTCCCGCACATGATATTCATCTTCATATTTGCCACGATCGTGTACTGTCCGATCTGTTACTGGATTTGGTCCTCCGGTGGGTGGTGTAACCAGTGGGGGGTGCTAGACTGGGCAGGCGGGTTCCTAGAGATCGTTAGTGCTGTCGGCGGGTTCGTTTACTCCTATTTTCTGGGGCGCAGGAGGGAAAACCTACTGATTAACTTCCGTCCACATAACGTGTCGATGGTCACTCTGGGCACGGGGATTCTGTGGTTTGGgtggttgctgttcaacgcTGGATCCTCTCTTTCCCCCAATCTGCGGTCCGCTTAcgctttcttcaacacaaATATCAGCGCAGTCACAGGGGGGATGACTTGGTGTATTCTCGACTTCAGGTCCGAACGCAAATGGTCCACCGTCGGGCTATGTTCAGGGATCATCTGTGGTCTTGTGGCGGCAACGCCGTCCTCCGGGTGCATCACACTCTACGGGTCCCTGATACAGGGGATCGTCGCTGGTGTCGTTTGTAATTTCGCGACAAAGATCAAGTACTACTTGAAAGTGGACGACTCGATGGATCTGCTGGCGGAGCACGGGATCGCAGGGATCGTGGGACTGCTCTTCAACGCGATGTTCGCCGCAGACTGGGTCATCGGAATGGACGGGTCCACGGAACACGACGGCGGGTGGGTCACGAAGAATTGGAAACAGATGTACAAACAGATCGCATATATAGCGGTCGTCACAGCATACACCGCCGTAGTGACCTCAATAATCTGCATCGTCCTCGAAAGACTCCCCTACATGCAACTTCGCGTCGATGAGGAGGCCGAGGCAAGGGGGCTCGACGAGGACCAGATCGGCGAATTTGCATACGACTACGTCGAAGTAAGAAGGGATTACTACGAGTGGGGGGTCGATACAGACAACAGGCATTCTGGGGAAACGCACAGCCACGGCGACGAGGACCGCGAATCAACAACCACTGGATCCACGAACTCAGCAGCAAATAATATTCATGACgttttggagaagaacggTACTTTTTCCAATCCAAACAAGGCACAAGCATAA
- the LOA1 gene encoding lysophosphatidic acid acyltransferase LOA1 (similar to Saccharomyces cerevisiae VPS66 (YPR139C); ancestral locus Anc_3.477), whose product MEKYTNYRDKGTGIGPFFPVPSRRASTVTKIGLWTVFLVKLVLTLPLLVAAILIPMIRPRVLRWTTSFLFGMQLDVRADGVRRSDLSRFPWPRAGDDKIYVVNWTSALDSLVCSLLSGGGTPQFLVPDTQPGAPSAWRVLTAWEFFRLTCAGSLHARRFGRAWPGHVAQQQQQQQPQQRGPLFAFPEGTCSNGKTVLPFAGSLHELLSPAGQPGGEPGSPAALVPLRVSFPRAATTPLQVSLRALAPGCCCWAPPREGALPGGLRRRHGRPERHPARRSERRRPLHARRRRSGRRGEDSLLRRVQRRPVMHLPGGPGLSLANHRQDRYRCGRLPNRAPACVPARAIAISARSGRKKKRALGLPRPAGSLRRRLRRAHICAVDSPSAGDPECSCTRCGSRGSHGILRWLLSTTSVYVEFLYLYVGAVSPLILSREIPRYSSLFCAFPVGYGLRLDGDVR is encoded by the coding sequence ATGGAAAAGTATACGAATTATAGAGACAAAGGAACCGGGATCGGACCCTTTTTCCCCGTCCCGTCACGCAGGGCAAGTACAGTGACGAAAATCGGTCTATGGACCGTGTTTCTTGTTAAACTCGTGCTTACCTTGCCCCTACTTGTCGCCGCGATATTGATCCCCATGATCCGCCCTCGTGTGTTGCGCTGGACCACTTCGTTCCTGTTTGGGATGCAATTGGACGTGCGTGCGGATGGAGTTCGCCGGAGCGATCTGTCCCGGTTCCCCTGGCCGCGTGCCGGGGACGACAAGATCTACGTGGTCAATTGGACCAGTGCACTGGACAGCCTCGTGTGTTCGCTGCTAAGCGGCGGAGGCACCCCTCAGTTCCTCGTCCCTGACACACAGCCGGGCGCCCCCTCCGCCTGGCGCGTGCTCACCGCATGGGAGTTCTTCCGGCTCACGTGCGCGGGGTCCCTCCACGCGCGGCGGTTCGGCCGAGCGTGGCCCGGTCACGTGgcccagcagcagcagcagcagcagccgcaACAGCGCGGCCCGCTGTTCGCGTTCCCGGAGGGCACGTGCTCGAACGGGAAGACCGTGCTGCCCTTTGCGGGCTCCCTCCACGAGCTGCTCAGTCCGGCGGGCCAGCCCGGCGGGGAGCCAGGCTCGCCCGCAGCACTGGTGCCCCTGCGGGTCTCCTTCCCGCGGGCTGCGACGACGCCGCTGCAGGTCTCCCTCCGAGCGCTCGCAcccggctgctgctgctgggcGCCTCCGCGTGAAGGCGCACTTCCAGGCGGGCTCCGCCGCCGCCACGGCCGTCCCGAGCGACACCCTGCGCGTCGCTCTGAACGGCGGCGACCGCTTCACGCTCGTCGCAGACGATCTGGGCGCCGCGGCGAAGACTCGCTTCTGCGCCGCGTACAGCGCCGCCCGGTGATGCATCTCCCGGGCGGGCCCGGCTTATCGCTGGCCAATCACCGCCAAGATCGTTATCGCTGCGGGCGCCTGCCCAATCGGGCGCCCGCCTGCGTGCCTGCCCGCGCGATAGCGATTTCTGCCAGATCCGGCcgcaaaaagaaaagagcTCTGGGTCTCCCCCGCCCCGCGGGATCTCTGCGGCGCCGTCTCCGCAGAGCGCACATTTGCGCCGTCGACTCACCCTCTGCGGGCGACCCAGAATGCAGCTGCACTCGCTGTGGGAGTAGGGGCTCCCACGGTATTTTGCGATGGCTTCTCTCGACGACCAGTGTATACGTTGAATTTTTATATTTATACGTTGGAGCCGTCTCACCTCTAATTCTCAGTCGAGAGATTCCCAGATACAGTAGCCTCTTTTGTGCATTTCCAGTCGGGTATGGTTTACGTCTGGACGGAGACGTACGATGA